The proteins below come from a single Pogoniulus pusillus isolate bPogPus1 chromosome 39, bPogPus1.pri, whole genome shotgun sequence genomic window:
- the LRIG2 gene encoding leucine-rich repeats and immunoglobulin-like domains protein 2 has product MNYNELSEIPYFGETTSNITFLSLVHNIIPEINAEQLQVYLSLENLDLSSNLISEIKASSFPRMQLKYLNLSNNRITTLEAGCLDNLSSSLMVVKLNRNRISVIPPKIFKLPHVQFLELKRNRIKIVESLTFQGLESLKSLKMQRNGISRLMDGAFFGLGNIEELELEHNNLTEVNKGWLYGLRTLQQLYVSQNAINRISPDAWEFCQRLSELDLSYNQLTRLKESAFVGLGLLEKLNLGDNRISHVADGVFRGLANLRTLDLRNNEISWAMEDANEAFEGLSRLDKLILQGNQIKSITKKAFSGLEGLEHLDLSNNAVMSIQENAFAQAQLKELVLNTSSLLCDCQLKWLPQWLTDSRLQQATVNVSCAHPEWLAGQSLLSVDPDDFVCDNFPKPQIRVHPETTVALRGMNVTLTCTAVSSSDSPMSTAWRKDSEVLYDAEVENFARYQQQGGEVVEYTTVLHLSNVNFTDEGKYQCIVTNHFGSNYSNKAKLTVNELPSFLKTPMDLTIRTGAMARLECAAEGHPTPQISWQKDGGTDFPAARERRMHVMPEDDVFFIANVKIEDMGIYSCMAQNIAGGLSANATLTVLETPSFVRPLEDRTVTRGETAVLQCIAGGSPAPRLNWTKDDGPLAVTERHFFAAANQLLIIVDAGLEDAGKYTCIMSNTLGTERGHIYLNVLASPNCDSAQGGIAHEEDGWTTVGIVIIVVVCCVVGTSLVWVIVIYHMRRKSEDYSITNTEEMNLPADIPSYLSSQGTLSEPQEGYSTSEAGSHQQLMPPAGSYMHKGTDGGAAPLVICSDCYDNANIYSRTREYFPYAYIAEEDPLDPALPNLMVQMPKEAYPARTQHDTSALDNLLTDRDMSVFLTNHDKISDKKISSQQVNEPFQLPLWGVNKDLALSHSHFLHQQPGREPPRALRSESLAEGEQEPAASPQPCLRLREQHLDLGRTRSICDHSETT; this is encoded by the exons ATGAATTACAATGAGCTGAGTGAAATTCCATATTTTGGAGAAACAACTTCTAATATCACTTTCCTCTCGCT GGTGCACAATATCATTCCAGAAATAaatgctgaacaactccaagttTACCTTTCACTGGAAAATTTAGATCTTAGTTCTAATCTCATCTCAGAAATCAAAGCTTCTTCTTTTCCACGGATGCAACTGAAGTACCT GAATCTGAGCAACAACAGAATAACTACTCTAGAAGCAGGCTGCCTTGATAACTTGTCTAGCTCTCTAATGGTAGTGAAGCTGAACAGAAACAGGATCAGTGTGATCCCACCAAAGATCTTCAAACTGCCTCATGTGCAGTTTCT GGAACTGAAGAGGAACCGGATTAAAATCGTGGAAAGTCTGACATTCCAAGGGCTGGAATCCCTGAAATCCTTGAAAATGCAGCGCAATGGGATTAGCAGGCTGATGGATGGGGCTTTCTTTGGCCTGGGCAATATAGAGGAACT GGAACTGGAACATAATAACTTAACAGAGGTAAACAAGGGCTGGCTGTACGGGCTGCGGACGCTGCAACAGCTCTACGTCAGCCAGAACGCCATTAACAGGATCAGCCCAGATGCATGGGAGTTCTGCCAAAGGCTTTCTGAGCT AGACTTGTCATACAACCAGCTAACTCGCCTCAAGGAGTCTGCCTTCGTGGGACTTGGTTTGTTGGAGAAACTAAACCTGGGTGACAACCGCATCAGTCACGTTGCTGATGGAGTGTTCAGAGGGCTGGCAAACCTCCGGACCTT GGACTTGAGGAACAACGAGATCTCCTGGGCCATGGAAGATGCAAATGAAGCATTTGAGGGACTCAGCAGGCTGGATAAACT AATCTTGCAAGGAAACCAGATTAAGTCAATTACCAAAAAAGCATTCTCTGGTCTTGAAGGACTTGAACATCT AGATTTAAGCAACAATGCAGTGATGTCCATCCAAGAAAATGCATTTGCTCAGgctcagctgaaggagct AGTTTTGAACACGAGCAGCTTGCTTTGTGATTGCCAGTTGAAATGGCTGCCGCAGTGGCTCACCGACAGCCGTTTACAGCAGGCCACAGTAAATGTTAGCTGTGCTCATCCCGAGTGGTTAGCAGGACAGAGCCTTCTCAGTGTGGACCCCGATGACTTTGTCTGTG ACAACTTCCCCAAGCCACAGATCAGAGTGCATCCTGAGACCACAGTGGCCCTGCGAGGCATGAATGTGACTCTGACCTGCACCGCTGTCAGCAGCAGCGATTCCCCCATGTCCACAGCCTGGCGTAAGGACAGTGAAGTGTTGTACGATGCAGAGGTGGAGAATTTTGCCAGATACCAGCAGCAGGGTGGTGAGGTGGTTGAGTACACCACAGTCCTGCACCTTTCCAATGTGAATTTCACTGATGAAGGGAAGTATCAGTGCATTGTCACCAATCACTTCGGCTCCAATTACTCCAACAAAGCCAAGCTGACTGTCAATG AGCTCCCATCTTTCCTGAAAACCCCCATGGACCTCACCATCCGCACTGGGGCCATGGCCCGGCTGGAATGTGCTGCAGAGGGCCACCCTACACCCCAGATCTCCTGGCAGAAAGACGGTGGCACAGActtccctgctgccagggagagGAGGATGCATGTCATGCCCGAGGACGATGTGTTCTTCATTGCAAATGTCAAAATAGAGGACATGGGCATCTACAGCTGCATGGCACAGAACATTGCGGGCGGCTTGTCGGCGAACGCCACGCTGACCGTGCTGG AAACTCCTTCTTTTGTGAGACCCCTGGAGGACAGGACAGTAACGCGAGGGGagactgctgtgctgcagtgcatAGCTGGTGGCAGCCCTGCCCCTCGCCTCAACTGGACGAAGGACGACGGCCCACTGGCGGTCACCGAGCGGCATTTCTTCGCTGCAGCGAATCAGCTCCTGATCATTGTGGATGCTGGGCTGGAAGATGCTGGGAAGTACACCTGCATCATGTCCAACACTCTGGGCACTGAGAGAGGTCATATTTACCTCAACGTCCTGGCTTCCCCAAACTGTGATTCTGCCCAAGGTGGCATTGCCCATGAGGAGGATGGTTGGACCACGGTGGGCATCGTGATTATTGTGGTGGTGTGTTGCGTGGTGGGCACCTCCCTGGTGTGGGTTATTGTCATCTACCACATGAGAAGGAAGAGTGAGGATTACAGCATCACTAACACAG AGGAGATGAACCTGCCTGCAGACATTCCCAGCTATCTGTCCTCCCAGGGAACTCTGTCGGAGCCTCAGGAAGGCTACAGCACCTCGGAGGCAGGCAGCCATCAGCAGCTCATGCCTCCAGCCGGCAGCTACATGCATAAAGGCACAGATG GTGGTGCAGCACCATTGGTGATCTGCTCAGACTGCTATGACAATGCCAACATCTACTCCAGGACACGAGAGTACTTTCCTTATGCCTACATCGCAGAAGAGGACCCTCTGGATCCAGCTCTCCCTAATCTCATGGTACAGATGCCAAAGGAAGCATATCCAGCACGTACCCAGCATGACACCAGTGCTCTTGACAATCTCTTGACAGACAGAGACATGTCTGTCTTCCTCACCAACCACGACAAAATCAGTGACAAGAAAATCTCCTCCCAGCAGGTGAATG agcccttccagctgcCTTTGTGGGGAGTGAACAAGGACCTGGCTCTCTCCCACTCTCACTTCCTGCACCAGCAGCCGGGCCGGGAGCCGCCCCGAGCGCTGCGCAGCGAGAGCCTCGCTGAGGGCGAGCAGGAGCCTGctgcctccccccagccctgcctcaggCTCCGGGAGCAGCACCTGGACTTGGGCAGGACACGGAGCATTTGTGACCACAGTGAAACCACGTAA